From one Cyanobacteriota bacterium genomic stretch:
- a CDS encoding ATP-dependent Clp protease proteolytic subunit: MPIGIPSVPYRLPGSPYEQWINIYERLFRERIIFLSEEVDDGIANAIVAYLLYLDSEDPNKPIYLYINSPGGSVTAGMAIYDTMQHIKSEVVTICVGLAASMGSFLLAAGTKGKRLALPHARIMIHQPMGGTGRRQATDIEIEAREILRVRSQLNQMLADCTGQPLERIERDTDRDYFMSPREAKEYGIIDQVLLDSST, from the coding sequence ATGCCTATTGGAATTCCTAGCGTTCCCTATCGTCTTCCCGGTAGTCCCTACGAGCAGTGGATCAATATCTATGAGCGGCTGTTCCGGGAACGGATTATCTTTTTGTCAGAAGAGGTGGACGATGGCATTGCCAACGCGATCGTAGCCTATCTGCTCTATCTAGATTCTGAAGATCCAAATAAGCCGATCTATCTGTACATCAACTCTCCTGGCGGTTCCGTCACGGCTGGCATGGCAATTTATGACACCATGCAGCATATTAAGTCTGAGGTGGTTACCATCTGTGTTGGGCTAGCAGCCTCTATGGGATCTTTCTTGCTAGCGGCTGGCACCAAGGGTAAGCGCTTGGCATTGCCCCACGCTCGCATCATGATTCACCAACCGATGGGGGGCACTGGTCGGCGGCAGGCTACGGATATTGAGATTGAGGCCAGGGAGATTTTGCGAGTGCGATCGCAACTAAACCAAATGTTGGCAGACTGCACAGGGCAGCCCCTAGAGCGAATCGAGCGTGATACTGACCGAGACTACTTTATGTCACCTCGAGAAGCCAAAGAGTACGGCATAATCGACCAGGTGTTACTAGATAGCTCTAC
- a CDS encoding ATP-dependent Clp protease proteolytic subunit has product MPVDDILRVPYNIPGSPYWQWINIYTRLNQERIIFLNQPITDSLANSLVSAMLYLDSEDKSKPIYLYINSLGDVATGLMSIVAGMAIYDTMQHIKSEIVTICLGNAAGMAALLLSSGTKGKRASLPHTSIALTQPRFSATRGQATDIEISADAVLAKRALIVDILARNTGQPPEKILKDIDRVSYMTPYEAKDYGLIDLVLEKKTKP; this is encoded by the coding sequence ATGCCTGTTGATGACATTCTGCGCGTACCCTATAACATTCCTGGCAGTCCCTATTGGCAGTGGATTAATATCTACACTCGCCTTAACCAAGAGCGAATTATTTTTCTCAACCAGCCTATTACCGACTCCCTGGCCAATTCCCTCGTGTCTGCCATGTTGTATCTCGACTCTGAGGATAAATCTAAGCCGATTTATCTGTATATCAACTCCTTAGGCGATGTTGCCACAGGGTTGATGTCGATCGTTGCTGGTATGGCCATCTATGACACCATGCAGCACATTAAGTCAGAGATTGTCACCATCTGCCTGGGTAATGCGGCTGGTATGGCAGCATTGTTGTTGTCATCTGGTACTAAGGGCAAACGAGCTAGCCTGCCTCATACCAGTATTGCCTTGACGCAACCGCGGTTTAGTGCTACCCGTGGACAAGCTACCGACATTGAAATTAGTGCTGATGCTGTGCTTGCCAAGCGTGCTCTGATTGTTGATATTCTGGCTCGCAACACTGGGCAACCTCCCGAAAAAATTCTCAAGGATATTGATCGCGTCAGCTATATGACCCCTTACGAAGCGAAGGACTACGGTCTAATTGACCTAGTTTTGGAAAAAAAAACCAAGCCTTAA
- a CDS encoding ATP-dependent Clp protease proteolytic subunit gives MSQPIRAVQTQYYGDAYYRTPPPDLPSLLLKERIIYLGTPLVSPDDYKRQIGVDVTKLIIAQLLYLQFEDPEKPIYFYINSTGTSWYTGDWLGYETEAFAICDTINYIKPPVHTICIGQAMGTAAMILSSGTKGFRASLPHATIVLNQPRSGTRGQATDIQIYAKEVLANKAAMLDILARNTGQPVEKIDKDTNRMFYLTPPEAKEYGLIDRVLESTKALPTAVPAPALSASSS, from the coding sequence ATGAGTCAACCAATTAGGGCTGTGCAAACCCAATACTATGGGGATGCCTATTACCGTACTCCACCGCCAGACTTGCCATCCTTGTTACTCAAGGAACGGATCATTTATCTGGGAACACCCTTGGTTTCCCCTGATGACTACAAACGCCAAATCGGCGTTGACGTGACAAAACTAATTATTGCTCAACTGTTGTACTTGCAATTCGAGGATCCAGAAAAGCCTATCTACTTTTACATCAACTCAACGGGTACCTCGTGGTACACAGGTGACTGGCTGGGGTATGAAACGGAAGCCTTTGCCATTTGTGACACCATCAACTACATCAAGCCTCCGGTTCACACCATTTGTATTGGGCAAGCAATGGGAACCGCAGCCATGATTCTGTCATCAGGCACGAAGGGTTTTCGAGCGAGTTTGCCCCATGCGACGATCGTCCTTAACCAGCCTCGCAGTGGCACCCGTGGCCAGGCTACTGATATCCAGATCTATGCCAAAGAGGTGCTGGCAAACAAGGCTGCTATGCTAGATATTCTGGCTCGCAATACAGGGCAACCAGTGGAAAAGATTGATAAGGACACTAACCGCATGTTTTACCTAACTCCACCAGAAGCGAAGGAGTATGGCTTAATCGATCGTGTGCTGGAAAGCACAAAAGCGTTGCCTACGGCTGTACCTGCTCCGGCTTTGAGTGCGTCGTCCTCCTAA